Proteins from one Pithys albifrons albifrons isolate INPA30051 chromosome 2, PitAlb_v1, whole genome shotgun sequence genomic window:
- the RIPPLY2 gene encoding protein ripply2 isoform X1, which produces MALADEPGEVGAPRRAAPAATGYKSLRARGRQGQASGRGPAEDGGRRNGVRLWLPPPALGGAAPAGLLAPLLPPVRGAARPCPDSAVPALQPCALLETVGARAGRGGAAERPRRSGASQPRRAGGSLPKAGAVHAPRQEHFQLGQCYLDHIARLFWPKSRCYDYLYQEAEALLKNFPVQATISFYEDSDSEDDEDELEQDSRTESGC; this is translated from the exons ATGGCGCTGGCAGATGAGCCGGGGGAGGTGGGGGCTCCGCGCCGCGCAGCACCCGCCGCCACCGGCTATAAAAGCCTCCGGGCCCGCGGCCGGCAGGGCCAGGCGAGCGGCCGCGGACCGGCGGAGGATGGAGGGCGGAGGAACGGGGTGCGGCTGTGGCTGCCCCCGCCCGCTCTCGGTGGTGCTGCCCCCGCAGGGCTACTCGCCCCTCTCCTCCCCCCGGTGCGGGGggcggcccggccctgccctgacagcgctgtccctgccctgcagccctgcgCCCTTCTGGAGACCGTGGGTGCCCGCGCCGGGCGAGGCGGCGCGGCGGAGCGGCCCCGGCGCAGCGGCG CCTCGCAGCCCCGCCGGGCTGGCGGAAGCCTCCCGAAAGCTGGCGCAGTACACGCACCCCGTCAG GAACACTTCCAGTTGGGGCAGTGCTACTTGGATCACATTGCCAG ACTATTTTGGCCCAAATCAAGATGCTATGATTACTTGTATCAGGAAGCAGAAGCACTTCTGAAAAACTTTCCAGTTCAAGCTACAATTTCCTTTTATGAAGACTCAGATagtgaagatgatgaagatgaaCTGGAACAAGATTCAAGAACAGAATCAGGTTGCTGA
- the RIPPLY2 gene encoding protein ripply2 isoform X2: MSRGRWGLRAAQHPPPPAIKASGPAAGRARRAAADRRRMEGGGTGCGCGCPRPLSVVLPPQGYSPLSSPRCGGRPGPALTALSLPCSPAPFWRPWVPAPGEAARRSGPGAAAPRSPAGLAEASRKLAQYTHPVRLFWPKSRCYDYLYQEAEALLKNFPVQATISFYEDSDSEDDEDELEQDSRTESGC, from the exons ATGAGCCGGGGGAGGTGGGGGCTCCGCGCCGCGCAGCACCCGCCGCCACCGGCTATAAAAGCCTCCGGGCCCGCGGCCGGCAGGGCCAGGCGAGCGGCCGCGGACCGGCGGAGGATGGAGGGCGGAGGAACGGGGTGCGGCTGTGGCTGCCCCCGCCCGCTCTCGGTGGTGCTGCCCCCGCAGGGCTACTCGCCCCTCTCCTCCCCCCGGTGCGGGGggcggcccggccctgccctgacagcgctgtccctgccctgcagccctgcgCCCTTCTGGAGACCGTGGGTGCCCGCGCCGGGCGAGGCGGCGCGGCGGAGCGGCCCCGGCGCAGCGGCG CCTCGCAGCCCCGCCGGGCTGGCGGAAGCCTCCCGAAAGCTGGCGCAGTACACGCACCCCGTCAG ACTATTTTGGCCCAAATCAAGATGCTATGATTACTTGTATCAGGAAGCAGAAGCACTTCTGAAAAACTTTCCAGTTCAAGCTACAATTTCCTTTTATGAAGACTCAGATagtgaagatgatgaagatgaaCTGGAACAAGATTCAAGAACAGAATCAGGTTGCTGA
- the CYB5R4 gene encoding cytochrome b5 reductase 4 → MLNVPPPAFPGPGSQQRAAAGGRSKVPLKPGRSLMDWIRLTKSGKDLTGLKGRLIEVTEDELAKHNKKEDCWICIRGFVYNVTPYMEYHPGGEDELMKAAGTDGTDLFDQVHRWVNYESMLKECLVGRMSVKPIAAPKEISSTLSEGKKQLNGVLPEKNVLASSTKDLTPSYDWFQTDSLITIVIYTKQKDMNAELVIVDCEDKRLRGEIIVDGYSYLVEVDLDHAVSEEVAVNIAEKVGKVEIILKKKDNTHWKMLGQPCEGHNTFIKCTDRGLFYRKCKLVSKTEVTHDTKLFCLMLPKATHLRVPTGQHVYLKQIITGTEAVKPYTPVLPFLPLDFQEPSHHDGVHIYLMIKIYSCGLFTQALDCLQIGDYISVSNPEGNFKKSQVQTSEDLILLAGGTGFTPMVKLLNFALAEVSCLRTVKLIFFNKTENDILWRNQLEQLALKDERFEVQFILSQPAKDWVGKQGKISSSLLSEFVKRSRKDSKVLICICGPTPFTEQGVQYLKDLGYSQEEIHAFTS, encoded by the exons ATGCTGAACGTTCCGCCGCCGGCTTTCCCCGGGCCCGGCTCGCAGCagcgggcggcggcgggcggccgCAGCAAG GTACCTTTAAAACCAGGAAGGAGTCTTATGGATTGGATTCGACTAACTAAAAGTGGGAAGGATTTGACTGGTCTGAAAGGGAGGCTCATTGAAGTGACAGAAGATGAGCTTGCTAAACACAACAAAAAGGAAGACTGCTGGATATGTATAAGAG GATTTGTATATAATGTCACACCATACATGGAATATCATCCCGGTGGCGAGGATGAACTAATGAAAGCAGCAGGAACTGATGGTACAGATCTCTTTGACCAG GTTCATCGGTGGGTCAATTACGAATCAATGCTGAAGGAATGTCTTGTTGGGAGAATGTCTGTCAAGCCTATTGCTGCTCCAAAAG AGATTTCTTCTACTCTGtctgaaggaaagaaacagcttAATG GTGTGCTTCCTGAGAAGAATGTACTAGCTTCTTCTACTAAAGATTTAACTCCGAG ttaTGACTGGTTCCAAACAGATAGTTTGATCACCATTGTCATATATACTAAGCAGAAG GATATGAATGCAGAGTTGGTGATAGTTGACTGTGAAGACAAACGATTAAGGGGAGAGATCATCGTGGATGGCTACTCATATCTTGTAGAAGTTG ACTTGGATCATGCAGTTTCAGAAGAAGTGGCTG tgAATATTGCTGAAAAAGTAGGAAAAGTAGAGATTATCTTAAAGAAAAAGGATAACACTCATTGGAAAATGCTGGGACAGCCCTGCGAGGGTCATAATACATTTATCAAATGCACAGACAGAG gACTGTTCTATAGAAAATGCAAGTTGGTGTCCAAGACAGAAGTTACCCACGACACCAAGCTCTTCTGCTTAATGTTGCCTAAGGCCACACATCTTCGTGTTCCCACTGGACAGCACGTTTACCTCAAACAAATTATTACAG GGACAGAGGCAGTAAAACCATATACACCTGTATTGCCTTTTTTGCCACTGGATTTCCAAGAACCATCTCACCATGATGGTGTGCATATATATTTAATGATTAAAATTTATTCCTGTGGACTGTTCACACAGGCACTTGACTGCCTACAAATTG gagaCTATATTTCTGTCAGCAATCCTGAAGGCAACTTCAAGAAGTCACAAGTTCAAACTTCAGAAGATCTCATTTTATTGGCAGGAGGGACAGGCTTCACACCAATGGTTAAACTGCTGAATTTTGCTCTTGCTGAAGTTAGTTGTCTCAG gACAGTGAAACTGATATTCTTCAACAAAACAGAGAATGACATACTGTGGAGAAACCAACTAGAGCAATTAGCTCTGAAAGAtgaaag GTTTGAGGTTCAATTCATTCTTTCGCAACCAGCAAAAGATTGGGTGGGTAAACAGGGGAAGATTTCttcatctcttctctctgaatttgtgaaaagaagcaggaaagaCTCCAAAGTGCTTATTTGCATCTGTGGTCCAACACCTTTTACAGAACAAGGAGTACA ATACCTGAAGGATCTTGGATACTCCCAAGAAGAGATACATGCTTTTACTTCATAA